DNA from Gramella sp. MAR_2010_147:
AGTGCCCTTTGGAATGGCAACCAGTACTTCCTATGCTCAGGGAACTAAAAAGCATGGCCCACCATTACGACTAGCACTCACATTAGAGTATCTGGAAGCAGAATTTTATATGCTGGCATTAGAATCTGGCATATTGCCCTCTGGAAAACCTGAAAATATATATATGCAAATTTCAAAACATGAAGATGCTCATGTGGCTTTGCTAAAATCTGTTCTTGACGATTCCGGAGTAGACACTTCTTCTCCGACTTTTGATTTTACAGCAGGCGGTATGTTTGATCCTTTTAATCAGGATAATCCAAATGCTTATGCACAATTACTGGCTTTAGCACAGGCATTTGAAGATACCGGTGTGCGGGCATACAAGGGCCAGGCGGGTAACTTACAGGGAACACCCTATTTAGAACCAGCATTGCAAATACATTCTGTAGAAGCCAGACATGCTTCAGAAATAAGGAGGCTTAGAGGTCTGGAAGGTTGGATAACTCTGGATCAGAGAGGAGAGGATATGCCTTTAGCAACTCAACCGGTTTATGATGGGGAAGAATTAATTGTTCAAGCCGGGGTGGATTTAACTGCAATAACTGCTTTTGATGCAATTGCAGCTTCTCAGTCTTTTGATGAACCTATTTCCGGAGAAACGGCTGTTGCTATTGCAAGTTTATTTATTAACCAGGAGGAATAATTGCTTTGAAAACTGAATGGACCCGCACTTACTGCGGGTCTATTTTTTTTCTAATCTTTCCAGCTCTCATAAAATTGAATTCTTCTAAGAGTTTAAAATATGTGTTCTTTTATTTTTAAACTGAAAATATATTGAAATGGGTAAGGCAAGGGTCGATGGCCATCTCATTTAATATTTCAGACTAAGTACTGAAAATGATTATTTTGACTACTATTTCTAATCTGTTGATTGAGGGTTAAAAGAAGAAGCTGGATCATTTTGATCACCGTTGAGCGCAGAGCTTTCATTAAGAAATTCAGAAGTATTTGTAGGACTTATCCATACATGAAATGGCTCACCATAGCGTCATATTTAAGTTACTGGGTTAAACCTAAATCTATTTAAAATTAGAAAGACTTAATAAAGTCTATAAATTCCGATTCACTACTCACTTCAAGTTTTCTCTATTATTTCAAGGTATTTTACTGAAATAGCCGTTTTCACAAAAGTTTGGTTGCGAAGGGTCATAAATTCCCTATCATTGACGTATGAAAAAAAGATACTGGATAATATTATTCCTGATCCTGGCACTAACAATCACCTATTTCTCTGGTCCTGTGCCTCCAACACCAAAGTATACTAATGAATTGCCAGATTTGCCTTCTAATCTTAAGGATTTAGAGCAATTTATTGCTGAGACTGAAGATTCTATGCCAGTAAGAAATGACAATCGGGCAAGAATTGTTTGGCAGAATAACGTCCCGGTGAAAACGACATATAGCATCGTTTATTTACACGGTTTCGCTGGAAGTTATAAAGATGGTTATCCTGTAAATAAAAATATAGCCGATTCTCTTCACGCCAATATTTTCTATTCAAGATGGGCCGGACATGGATTAAAACCACCGGCTTCTTTAGATAATTTTTCAGGAGAACACGCATGGGAATCGGCGAAAGAAGCTCTTGAAATTGGCAGAAAAATTGGAGATAAAGTTATTATTATGAGTACTTCTACGGGCGGGACCCTTGCACTAAAACTGGCTGCAGAATTTCCAGAAATGGTACATGCCCTAATTAATCTATCCCCAAACATGGAAGACGATCAGCCTGGCACCTTTGTTTTAAATACATCCTGGGGATATGAGATAGCGAATCTCATATCGTTCGGAAAAAACAAAAAAATTGAGCATGAGCAGGAAATAGCTAAACAATACTGGGACACTATTTACCCTTCTAAAGCTTTAGTAGATCTTCAGGTTCTGGTAGAGACCACAATGCTACCAGAAACTTTCAAAAATGTGAAATGCCCTGTTCTTACATTATATTATCATAAAAATTTTATAGAAGAAGATCAGCATGTAGAAGTTAGCGTTTATGAAGCCGCTCATACGTTGTTTTCAACACCAGATTCTTTAAAAGTTTTAAAACCTCTGGAAACACCAGGCACTCATTTTATTGGTAGTGATATAAAATCTAAGGATACTAAAATAGTTGAAAAAGAAATAATTACCTTTTTAAGAGATAAAGTGAAGGTGCAAGTTAAGTCCTGAAATTAGTTATTATGATTTTCGAATGATAGCTCGTAGCAGAAAGTTGAATTTACCTGAGATGGGAGTCGGGCTTTATAAATCAATCCAAAAAAAACATTACTTTTGTTGCAATCTACAAATAGTCTTATGAGCCGGAAAGTACTACTAGACGCTACCCAACTCAACATTATTCTACATCGTTTGGCTTGTCAATTGGTAGAAAAACACACAGATTTCAATAATACCGTGCTCGTTGGTATCCAACCCAGAGGGATCTTTGTGACAAATAGAATAGAAAAAATACTAAAAGAGGAATATGGTCTGGAAAATATTTTGACCGGCCAGTTAGATATTACTTTTTACAGGGACGATTTTAGAAGAGGCGAAAAGCCCTTAGAAGCTAATAAAACCAGAATCGATTTTGTGGTAGAAGATAAACGCGTGGTATTTATTGATGATGTTTTATATACCGGGCGTAGTATTCGCGCAGCCTTGACAGCAATTCAGTCATTTGGAAGACCGAGTGAAATAGAGCTTTTAAGTTTAATAGACAGAAGGTTTAGCAGACATTTACCCATTCAGCCAGATTACAATGGGAGGCAGGTAGATGCCATTAATGAAGAAAAAGTAAAGGTAAGCTGGAAGGAGAACGATGGCGAAGATGCCGTTTACCTTATTTCAAAATAAAAGAGAAATGAGCAGTGAATTAAGTGTAGATCACTTATTGGGAATTAAATACCTGAAACCTGAAGATATAGAGCTTATCTTCAAAACAGCCGATCATTTTAAGGAGGTCATCAACCGGCCTATTAAAAAGGTACCCTCATTAAGAGATATTACCATTGCCAACTTATTTTTTGAAAACAGTACCAGGACGAGGTTATCTTTTGAACTTGCAGAAAAGCGTTTGAGTGCAGATGTTATTAATTTTTCTGCGGCCTCCTCTTCTGTAAAGAAAGGGGAAACCCTTATTGATACTGTTAATAATATCCTTTCTATGAAGGTGGATATGGTGGTAATGCGCCATCCTAATCCTGGTGCAGGTATTTTTCTTTCTAAACATGTAAACGCAAGTATCATTAATGCAGGTGATGGAGCGCATGAACATCCTACGCAGGCTTTACTTGATTCTTATTCTATCAGGGAAAGATTAGGGGATGTAAAAGGGAAGAAAGTCGTGATTGTGGGAGATATTTTACATAGCCGGGTAGCGCTTTCTAATATTTTCGCCTTAAAACTTCAGGGAGCTGAAGTGAAAGTTTGTGGCCCAAAAACGTTACTTCCAAAACATATTGAATCCCTGGGAGTAGGAGTGGAGATGAATTTAAAATCTGCTTTAGAATGGTGTGATGTTGCCAACATGCTTAGGGTGCAAAATGAGCGCATGGATATCAGCTACTTTCCAAGTACCCGCGAATATGTAAAGCAGTTTGGTTTGAATAAACGCTTATTGGATAACCTGAATAAGGAAATAGTAGTAATGCATCCCGGACCCATAAACAGGGGAGTGGAGATCACTAGTGATGTTGCAGACTCAGATCATGCGATCATATTAGATCAGGTTCAAAACGGCGTAGCAGTTAGAATGGCTGTAATTTATCTGTTAGCCTCTAAGATCAAACAATAGTGACATCCTCTAAAAGAGAAGTATAATTAAGTATTTATATATGAAGACTTCCAAAAAAGAAAATTTTCTGCTTATTGAAAATGATACTGATTCTTTAGCTGTGTTTTCTTCAGAACTCACAAAGAATCATGATGATCTTAAGAATGACAATGTGGTGATAGATCTTCGAGAGTATAGAGATATTGAAGGAGACCATTTATTAGCTTTTCTTGAAATCTCGAATATTCACAGACAGGAAAACAAAAGTTTTGTGCTGGTGAGTGATGTTATTGGCATAGATGAATTACCAGAGGAACTGGTTGTGGTACCTACACTGCTTGAAGCTGAAGATATGATCCAGATGGATGAGATCCAGAGAGACCTTGGGTTTTAAAGATCTGTTTTGCCCTAAAATTGAAAATGTAGATTGAATGAAAATTACCATTCTGGGTTGTTATGCAGCCACGCCCCGCAGTTTTACCAATCCAACTTCCCAAATCCTGGAAATTAAAAATCACTTATTCCTGATAGATTGTGGTGAAGGCACGCAGGTTCAGCTGAGGCGTAATAAAGTGAAATTTTCAAAAATCAAGCATATTTTTATTTCTCATCTTCATGGTGATCATTTTTACGGTCTGATTGGTCTGGTATCAACGTTTAGATTGCTTAACCGGGATTCTGAATTGCATATTTATGGTCCTAAAGGAATTAAAGAGATTATAACGCTACAGTTAAAGCTGGCAAATTCCTGGACTAATTTTCCGCTTATTTTTCACGAACTAACTTCTAAAGAACCGGAAGTTTTATTTGAAGATTCCAAGGTTAGTGTTAGCACACTACCTCTTAAACATAGGGTTTATACAAATGGTTTTCTTTTTAAGGAGAAAGTAGGAGACCGGAAATTATTAATAGATAGAGCCGAAGAACATAATATTGATTTTAGTCTTTTTAAAAGTCTTAAAAAAGGTAAAGATGTCATTTCAGAAGACGGAAAGCTTATTCCGAACCAATTGGTAACTGCAGATCCCCCACCTCCAAAATCATACGCCTTCTGCAGCGATACGGTATTTGATATGGAGCTTGTACCCTTAATAAAGAACATCACGGTTTTATATCACGAGTCTACATTCCTGGAAGATCAGGCAGAACTTGCTTTTCCTACCAAACATTCCACTGCAAAACAGGCTGCGACCATCGCTAAAGCCGCAAAGGCTGAGAAGCTTATTCTTGGTCATTATTCAACGAGATATGAGAATATCGAATTATTCCGTATCGAAGCTTCAGAAATTTTTCAGGATATCATTTTAGCCGATGATGGAAAGGAAATAGTCGTTGAATAACACCATTTAATTCTTAAATATAAATGTCTTTAATCTGCTAAGAATCAAGACTAAGGACGTAAATTCCTACAGAATATGTTAAAAATAGCAAAATATTAAGTAATTATTGTGTTGAATATGTTTTTAATCGATAAAAGATGTAGATTTATCTTCCCTGAATCTAACATTTCAACCTATGAAAAAAATTACTTTAACAGGATCCATGCTAATCATGTGTGCGTTGTTTCTTACATCGTGTTCAAAAGATAGCCTAGGAGAAGAAATCTCTTCTTACGACCAAGTTGTTACAGAGAGAGCAGATTATACTTATAGCACCATTGAAATAGAGATCTTAGAGGAGCTAAACCTTTATAGAAAAGCGATTGGGCTAAGAGAGCTAAAAGTAATACCGAATATTTCTATTGAATCTGAAGGGCACAATGAGTATATGATTGAGGAAGGTGTGGTAAGTCACGATAATTTTTCTGAGAGGGCATCATTTTTAATACAGGAGGTTGGAGCTAAAACAGTTGGAGAAAATGTAGGATATGGCTACAAAGATGCAAAAGCGGTAGTTAACGCCTGGTTAAAAAGTAAAGGACACAGAGAGAATGTAGAAGGTGATTATTCACATTTTGGAATTTCTGTTAGACAGGATGCAGATGGAAAAAATTATTTCACCAATATGTTCATCAAAAAATAGTAACGTTAAGTTTTGTTTTCCCCCCAAATTGAAAGAAAGGGTTCAGGCTAGAGGCTGACCCTTTTTTTTTTATACTGTATTCAGACTGCCTTGTAATTTTAAATCTACTTAACAAAATTGGCATTTGAGAATTTAAGACTTAAAGGTAAGTCAATAAAACAGCCCTGAATTTTAGAAATGATCTTTAGAATTTAATAAGCATAAAAAAGTCCAGGCATTAAACCTGAACTTTCAATGGTTTTTCGTTCCTCTATTTAAATACCCGCATCAGGAAGCTCGTTTATGTACATTCTTTGGTATTCTATTGAATTCATTCCGCTTTCGCCTAAAGGTTTAAAATCTAACCTCTGGATAGAAGATTTATTACTTTGAGAACGTCCAAGAATATCATTGATAGCTTTTTCTAATAAAGGTTCAGTAGGTTCACCTAATACTCCAAAATCATTTAAATTCTCTATATAAGTGATATCTGGTTCAAGACCATTTACATAATCTGATTTTCCTTCCGCATTAATAGATTTAAAGACCAGTGGCTGCATGGCGTAGTTATGATTTTTACTGGCTCCTTCCTTTCCAAAGTCATCACTATCATATAGTGTGACAGATGCCTGAAATTTTCCTACCGTACGATCTCCAATTTGTATTACGTTTATGTAAGGTTCCAGCCCGTTAATAATAAGCTCACTGGCAGAGGCACTGGAAGCCGAGGTGAGTATGTAAACCTCTGAAAGTTCCAGACTATTAATAACTGCACCAGTTCTTAATTTATCATTAAAACGGTTAATTAATGCTTCAGGATTCTGGTTTTCGTAGAACTGCTGATATTTAGAGTTCCACTGTTCTTTTATAAAAACCTTTTGATTAAACTGGCCGGTGATCATGCTAGAAAGAGCTTTTGCAGATTCTACAGAACCACCGCCGTTATATCTTAGATCCAGTACTAAGTGGGTTACTCCATTCGACTTAAAGTCTCCGAAAGCATTATTCAGCTCCCCGTCAAAATTAGCAATAAAACTATTATACATGAGATAGCCGATCTTCTTCCCTGAGATTTCGAATGTCTTTGAAATATATACGGGATTTTCGGTATAAACATTATCAGTCAGTGTCACTTGCTTATCTGTAAGTACAATTTGATTATTCTCTACAGATCCTACATTTATGGTAAAACTTTCATTATCGATAAGCCTTGAAAAATTGGAGGAGGTTAACTTTTGTCCATTGACTTCAGTGAAAATATCTCCTCTTTTTAAGCCAGCTTCAGAAGCAGAGGTATTTGGTAACACATATCTTATGATTCCAAAAACATTTGAGGTACCGGAGATTTGCCCAAGACCAAATTTTATTCCAGTAGCTCCACTCATCCCCTGGAAACGTTCTTCCAGACTATTATAATCATCGGTTATAAAACTAAACCGATCGAAAGAGGGGGTGAGATTATCAAAAAGATCTTCCGGAGAAGAAGAACCTGCCAGGAACTCGTTTTTATCACTTGCAGAATCAAAGTAGTTATTGGTCAGTTCCGGAACATCAGCTTTATATAAATAAATTTCATTCAATCCGTTATAGATAAAACTTTCTACCTCTAATTCTCCATTCTCTGTTGAACTGGTTGTGTTGTCAGTGCTCGTTTGAGTGTTCTCAATTACATCCTCATCTTTGGTGCAGGCGGTAAGAACAAATAACAGAACGATATTCAGGATCAATAATTTTTTCAATTTCATTATTCTATAGTTTTAGCAGGACTTTCCGGGGAAAATTGTCAAGTTTTTTGTATAAGGTTCAGGAACTATGCCAAAAGGTGTTAAATCACTAATGAGCTAATATTGAAACGTATACTGCTAATACCTACGTAATAAAATCGAAAAAGGTTCAGGCTAGAGGCTGAACCTTTTTCTTTTCAATCGATTTGTTGGGGTCGATTAATTTAATCTTAATAATTATTCTGTCTTCTAATAATTATCCCTTATCGATTCTGGTTAATTTTTATGGTAATATAGAAAGAGGCTATCTGAAAACCTCCTGTCCACTTCTGAGCTAAAAACAACTAGCAATAGGGGGAGACAGGAATAAGTCCGGAATGCCTCTTTCCTGGGTTAGTTAGAATTTTAATCCATTTTCACTACACTAAACATAGATCTTCTGTTTAATTGATGATCTTTT
Protein-coding regions in this window:
- a CDS encoding ferritin-like domain-containing protein, translating into MNIINFLEGFTTESLSTGKSSRRYMLGTLGSLGKKAALASVPFGMATSTSYAQGTKKHGPPLRLALTLEYLEAEFYMLALESGILPSGKPENIYMQISKHEDAHVALLKSVLDDSGVDTSSPTFDFTAGGMFDPFNQDNPNAYAQLLALAQAFEDTGVRAYKGQAGNLQGTPYLEPALQIHSVEARHASEIRRLRGLEGWITLDQRGEDMPLATQPVYDGEELIVQAGVDLTAITAFDAIAASQSFDEPISGETAVAIASLFINQEE
- a CDS encoding S41 family peptidase — protein: MKLKKLLILNIVLLFVLTACTKDEDVIENTQTSTDNTTSSTENGELEVESFIYNGLNEIYLYKADVPELTNNYFDSASDKNEFLAGSSSPEDLFDNLTPSFDRFSFITDDYNSLEERFQGMSGATGIKFGLGQISGTSNVFGIIRYVLPNTSASEAGLKRGDIFTEVNGQKLTSSNFSRLIDNESFTINVGSVENNQIVLTDKQVTLTDNVYTENPVYISKTFEISGKKIGYLMYNSFIANFDGELNNAFGDFKSNGVTHLVLDLRYNGGGSVESAKALSSMITGQFNQKVFIKEQWNSKYQQFYENQNPEALINRFNDKLRTGAVINSLELSEVYILTSASSASASELIINGLEPYINVIQIGDRTVGKFQASVTLYDSDDFGKEGASKNHNYAMQPLVFKSINAEGKSDYVNGLEPDITYIENLNDFGVLGEPTEPLLEKAINDILGRSQSNKSSIQRLDFKPLGESGMNSIEYQRMYINELPDAGI
- a CDS encoding CAP domain-containing protein; translation: MKKITLTGSMLIMCALFLTSCSKDSLGEEISSYDQVVTERADYTYSTIEIEILEELNLYRKAIGLRELKVIPNISIESEGHNEYMIEEGVVSHDNFSERASFLIQEVGAKTVGENVGYGYKDAKAVVNAWLKSKGHRENVEGDYSHFGISVRQDADGKNYFTNMFIKK
- the pyrR gene encoding bifunctional pyr operon transcriptional regulator/uracil phosphoribosyltransferase PyrR, with amino-acid sequence MSRKVLLDATQLNIILHRLACQLVEKHTDFNNTVLVGIQPRGIFVTNRIEKILKEEYGLENILTGQLDITFYRDDFRRGEKPLEANKTRIDFVVEDKRVVFIDDVLYTGRSIRAALTAIQSFGRPSEIELLSLIDRRFSRHLPIQPDYNGRQVDAINEEKVKVSWKENDGEDAVYLISK
- a CDS encoding ribonuclease Z, with product MKTSKKENFLLIENDTDSLAVFSSELTKNHDDLKNDNVVIDLREYRDIEGDHLLAFLEISNIHRQENKSFVLVSDVIGIDELPEELVVVPTLLEAEDMIQMDEIQRDLGF
- a CDS encoding aspartate carbamoyltransferase catalytic subunit, which encodes MSSELSVDHLLGIKYLKPEDIELIFKTADHFKEVINRPIKKVPSLRDITIANLFFENSTRTRLSFELAEKRLSADVINFSAASSSVKKGETLIDTVNNILSMKVDMVVMRHPNPGAGIFLSKHVNASIINAGDGAHEHPTQALLDSYSIRERLGDVKGKKVVIVGDILHSRVALSNIFALKLQGAEVKVCGPKTLLPKHIESLGVGVEMNLKSALEWCDVANMLRVQNERMDISYFPSTREYVKQFGLNKRLLDNLNKEIVVMHPGPINRGVEITSDVADSDHAIILDQVQNGVAVRMAVIYLLASKIKQ
- a CDS encoding alpha/beta fold hydrolase, whose protein sequence is MKKRYWIILFLILALTITYFSGPVPPTPKYTNELPDLPSNLKDLEQFIAETEDSMPVRNDNRARIVWQNNVPVKTTYSIVYLHGFAGSYKDGYPVNKNIADSLHANIFYSRWAGHGLKPPASLDNFSGEHAWESAKEALEIGRKIGDKVIIMSTSTGGTLALKLAAEFPEMVHALINLSPNMEDDQPGTFVLNTSWGYEIANLISFGKNKKIEHEQEIAKQYWDTIYPSKALVDLQVLVETTMLPETFKNVKCPVLTLYYHKNFIEEDQHVEVSVYEAAHTLFSTPDSLKVLKPLETPGTHFIGSDIKSKDTKIVEKEIITFLRDKVKVQVKS
- a CDS encoding ribonuclease Z; translated protein: MKITILGCYAATPRSFTNPTSQILEIKNHLFLIDCGEGTQVQLRRNKVKFSKIKHIFISHLHGDHFYGLIGLVSTFRLLNRDSELHIYGPKGIKEIITLQLKLANSWTNFPLIFHELTSKEPEVLFEDSKVSVSTLPLKHRVYTNGFLFKEKVGDRKLLIDRAEEHNIDFSLFKSLKKGKDVISEDGKLIPNQLVTADPPPPKSYAFCSDTVFDMELVPLIKNITVLYHESTFLEDQAELAFPTKHSTAKQAATIAKAAKAEKLILGHYSTRYENIELFRIEASEIFQDIILADDGKEIVVE